From one Gimesia sp. genomic stretch:
- a CDS encoding DUF1778 domain-containing protein yields the protein MAKKKSATTEENEKEVYLKVKLTPKERKLIKMAAAECEMSISDFMHDAIMNRAEQDTMRFYQREMTRKKSPKK from the coding sequence ATGGCAAAGAAGAAAAGTGCAACGACTGAGGAGAACGAGAAAGAAGTCTACCTGAAAGTCAAACTGACACCAAAGGAACGCAAACTCATCAAGATGGCAGCAGCCGAATGTGAAATGTCCATCAGCGACTTTATGCACGATGCGATCATGAACCGGGCCGAACAAGATACTATGAGATTCTACCAACGTGAAATGACACGAAAGAAATCACCAAAGAAGTAA
- a CDS encoding S41 family peptidase, translating to MPKFRLISLCLLLALMVSSPLQSLSYADEKEKEKDEDYYQMMKLFADTYEQIERNYVKDIDRRVLLEAAIRGMVQELDQYSSYISPDDLSRFNQVVEQEFGGIGIQVHIDDQNNRLTVMTPLPGTPAYKAGIRAGDIIDSIEGKSTKGFTLSQAIKILKGREGEKVKMSVIHKGTDKVIPVTVEREIIHVATVLGDTYKDDDSWDYMYDKSAKIGYIRLTHFSRHSAEELRSAIEDLRKQGMKGLILDLRFNPGGLLSQATEISDMFIESGKIVSTEGRNSRNRKWEATSKGTFKDFPMAILVNRYSASASEIVSACLQDHKRAVIIGERTWGKGSVQNVIELEEGDSALKLTTASYHRPSGKNIHRFPGAKDTDVWGVTPDEGYRLRLTDDELEALGEYRRKRDILDHTAKLDTEFKDKQLDLAMDYIKEQLSGKNKPADKEADKKAEKKPEAKEEKPAKKAAAAPGPAGNTLVIRTT from the coding sequence ATGCCAAAATTCCGCTTGATCAGTTTGTGCCTCTTACTTGCTCTGATGGTCTCGTCCCCTCTTCAGTCCCTCTCATACGCAGATGAGAAAGAGAAGGAAAAAGACGAAGATTACTACCAGATGATGAAGCTGTTTGCAGACACTTACGAGCAGATTGAACGAAATTATGTGAAAGACATCGACCGCCGGGTGCTCCTCGAAGCGGCCATTAGAGGCATGGTTCAGGAACTGGATCAGTACTCCAGCTACATCAGCCCCGATGACCTCTCCCGCTTCAATCAGGTGGTCGAACAGGAGTTCGGCGGGATCGGCATCCAGGTGCACATAGACGATCAGAACAACCGACTGACCGTGATGACTCCGCTGCCTGGCACCCCCGCTTACAAAGCCGGAATTCGGGCCGGCGACATCATCGATTCGATTGAAGGCAAGTCCACCAAGGGTTTCACACTTTCCCAGGCGATCAAAATTCTCAAAGGTCGCGAAGGGGAAAAGGTGAAGATGTCCGTAATTCATAAAGGCACCGATAAAGTGATTCCCGTGACGGTGGAACGGGAAATCATTCATGTCGCTACGGTCCTGGGGGATACCTACAAAGACGATGACTCCTGGGATTACATGTACGACAAGAGTGCCAAGATTGGTTACATCCGACTGACTCACTTCAGCCGTCACAGTGCAGAAGAACTGCGGTCTGCCATCGAAGATCTGCGCAAGCAGGGCATGAAAGGACTGATCCTCGACCTGCGTTTCAATCCAGGCGGTCTGCTTTCGCAGGCGACTGAAATCTCGGACATGTTCATTGAATCCGGTAAAATTGTCAGTACGGAAGGCCGGAACAGCCGGAACCGGAAATGGGAAGCCACCTCTAAGGGAACTTTCAAAGACTTTCCGATGGCGATTCTGGTGAATCGCTATTCTGCTTCAGCCAGTGAAATCGTTTCGGCCTGTCTGCAGGACCACAAACGTGCTGTGATCATTGGTGAGCGTACCTGGGGTAAAGGCAGCGTTCAGAACGTCATCGAACTTGAAGAGGGCGACAGTGCTCTGAAATTGACTACCGCCAGCTACCATCGTCCCAGTGGGAAAAACATTCACCGTTTTCCAGGTGCCAAAGACACCGATGTCTGGGGAGTGACTCCGGATGAAGGTTATCGCCTGCGACTGACCGATGATGAGCTCGAAGCGCTGGGTGAATACCGCCGCAAACGGGATATTCTGGATCACACTGCTAAACTGGATACCGAATTCAAAGACAAGCAGCTGGACCTGGCGATGGACTACATCAAGGAACAGCTGAGCGGTAAAAATAAACCAGCTGACAAGGAAGCCGACAAAAAGGCTGAAAAGAAACCAGAAGCCAAAGAAGAGAAGCCGGCCAAAAAAGCAGCTGCTGCTCCCGGGCCGGCAGGAAATACGCTGGTCATCCGGACCACCTGA
- a CDS encoding alpha/beta hydrolase family protein, translating into MPIPQNLKLHRRAWSMLWGVLGFLALMSTAVQAESKPMEPLYVDIPEQGEVRFETTSKEDRVPERFHLDPHTFPFQCQFKRMSGPVKVYDVSFPSPVKTEVKENNTVHGHYYQPEGEGPFPACVCLHILGGGFELSEMSANALARQGIAALTIKMPYYAQRRGTGEFSGRRMISFVPEHTAAGMTQAVLDIRRAAAWLASREEVDADRLGVTGISLGGIMSALSSEAEPRFSKVAIYLGGGNLALGIWENPHPHARLFRKQWLEHGGTFESFVKIMSPVDPHTYGHLLKDRDVLMVAARHDEILPPSTAVALWESIGKQPELVWLDAGHISAALYIFGETQRLTTFFSNWEKK; encoded by the coding sequence ATGCCGATTCCACAAAACTTAAAACTGCATCGTCGAGCATGGAGTATGCTCTGGGGAGTTCTGGGCTTCCTGGCCCTGATGTCGACTGCTGTGCAGGCTGAATCCAAACCGATGGAACCTCTGTATGTGGACATTCCAGAGCAGGGGGAGGTTCGCTTTGAAACGACAAGCAAAGAAGATCGGGTTCCCGAGCGGTTTCACCTCGATCCGCATACGTTTCCTTTCCAGTGCCAGTTCAAACGGATGAGTGGTCCGGTCAAAGTGTATGATGTCAGCTTTCCTTCACCTGTGAAGACAGAAGTGAAAGAAAACAATACCGTCCACGGTCATTACTATCAGCCAGAGGGAGAGGGGCCTTTCCCAGCATGTGTCTGTCTGCATATTCTGGGCGGAGGTTTTGAACTGTCAGAAATGTCAGCTAACGCTCTCGCCCGACAGGGGATTGCAGCACTGACCATCAAAATGCCTTACTATGCCCAGCGTCGGGGAACCGGCGAATTCAGTGGCAGACGCATGATTTCATTCGTGCCGGAACATACCGCAGCAGGGATGACTCAAGCCGTGCTGGATATCCGTCGCGCGGCAGCCTGGCTGGCCAGTCGGGAAGAAGTCGATGCAGACCGCCTGGGAGTGACCGGGATCAGCCTGGGAGGAATCATGTCTGCCTTGTCCTCTGAAGCGGAGCCGCGGTTTTCCAAAGTCGCGATTTACCTTGGCGGAGGAAATCTGGCGCTGGGAATCTGGGAGAATCCGCATCCGCATGCCCGGTTGTTCCGCAAGCAGTGGCTGGAACACGGGGGCACGTTTGAGTCATTTGTGAAAATCATGTCACCCGTCGATCCGCATACTTACGGACACCTGTTGAAAGACCGGGATGTGCTGATGGTGGCTGCCAGACACGACGAGATTCTGCCTCCGTCAACAGCGGTGGCACTCTGGGAATCGATTGGGAAACAGCCCGAACTGGTCTGGCTGGACGCGGGACACATTTCTGCTGCCTTGTATATCTTTGGCGAGACTCAGCGGCTGACGACGTTTTTCTCGAACTGGGAAAAGAAGTAA
- a CDS encoding Hpt domain-containing protein → MLDALENAPVRSAFCDDEDFQELIEMFIDGIAEKQQVLNQASITDQREEIQVLAHQLKGSGAGYGFDELSHIAAELEQACKTGDPVMILQHKELLSHYLGRIVL, encoded by the coding sequence ATGTTAGACGCTTTAGAAAATGCCCCTGTTCGCTCCGCGTTTTGCGATGATGAGGATTTTCAGGAACTGATCGAGATGTTTATTGATGGCATCGCTGAGAAACAGCAGGTTCTCAATCAGGCCAGCATTACCGATCAGCGCGAGGAGATCCAGGTCTTGGCGCATCAGTTGAAAGGTTCGGGAGCCGGTTACGGATTTGACGAACTGTCCCACATTGCAGCAGAACTGGAGCAGGCCTGCAAAACCGGAGATCCGGTTATGATTCTCCAGCACAAAGAATTACTCTCACATTATTTAGGTCGAATTGTACTCTGA
- a CDS encoding reverse transcriptase/maturase family protein, whose translation MPYQSISTLRHNYLQRDYLGNRSELVDPIKSYHEDLNQWARTAKKRMHEHCQCLLKAAANPRLLAVAINKIGRYEMLGDIAELADPNWFPWDQLRNLQKEVLSGSFRRGKYRKAKIPKIGKEGFRTIEIPDDSSRILSRNLCTLLTPMLDPNFYDLSIGFRPSRSLAHGIAAAKLLVDQGKHHMVVFDVKDAFGSVPKARLLKILRSRLHQSPVIGLIEELLDRKRKWGIPQGLSLSPLCLNVYLDHYFDRWWNEQFPGTTLVRYADDIAVFADTEQDAVNAYGAICQRLQSAALQIKEPQHDAIFDLTDNDHVQWLGFRLRLMNGDLNAVLGHLAWDKLQASLLEIRARLKKNKISLDHDMSQSGCQWLVQKALAINEDALPTVADQVRQIAAHVGLNMTSLTAEEAHGAWSRGQQFGKRAEKDVADWMQSQEIAEVAT comes from the coding sequence ATGCCCTATCAATCCATTTCCACACTACGCCACAATTACCTTCAACGAGATTATCTCGGTAACCGATCCGAACTCGTTGACCCCATCAAGTCGTACCACGAAGACCTCAACCAGTGGGCTCGCACCGCGAAAAAACGAATGCATGAACACTGCCAGTGCCTGCTAAAGGCTGCTGCTAATCCCAGGCTGCTGGCCGTTGCGATCAATAAAATTGGTCGGTATGAAATGCTCGGCGATATTGCAGAATTAGCTGATCCAAACTGGTTTCCCTGGGATCAACTGCGTAATTTGCAGAAAGAAGTTCTCAGTGGTAGCTTTCGACGGGGGAAATACCGCAAGGCTAAGATTCCCAAAATTGGCAAAGAGGGTTTCCGCACTATCGAGATTCCCGACGATTCGAGCCGCATCCTTTCCCGAAACCTATGCACGCTGCTTACACCGATGCTGGATCCGAATTTCTATGACCTGAGCATCGGCTTTCGTCCCAGTCGATCACTGGCTCACGGCATCGCCGCGGCGAAATTATTGGTGGATCAGGGGAAGCACCATATGGTCGTCTTCGACGTCAAGGACGCATTCGGATCAGTTCCCAAGGCTCGACTGCTTAAGATCCTGCGATCACGTCTCCACCAGTCCCCTGTCATAGGGTTGATCGAAGAACTTCTGGACCGAAAACGGAAGTGGGGAATTCCACAAGGACTAAGCCTGTCGCCGTTATGTTTAAACGTCTATCTGGATCACTACTTTGATCGCTGGTGGAACGAACAATTCCCTGGCACGACTCTTGTCCGCTATGCAGATGACATCGCGGTTTTCGCCGACACTGAACAAGACGCCGTCAACGCGTACGGTGCCATCTGCCAACGCCTTCAATCTGCTGCACTCCAGATTAAGGAACCCCAGCACGATGCCATCTTCGATCTAACCGACAATGATCACGTACAATGGCTCGGTTTCAGACTGAGGCTCATGAACGGCGATCTGAACGCAGTACTGGGGCATTTGGCCTGGGATAAGTTACAAGCTTCTCTGCTGGAGATCAGGGCCAGACTGAAGAAAAACAAAATCAGCCTGGATCATGATATGTCGCAATCTGGCTGCCAGTGGCTGGTCCAGAAAGCCCTGGCCATCAACGAAGATGCTCTCCCAACTGTAGCCGATCAGGTTCGCCAGATAGCGGCCCACGTTGGACTCAATATGACATCTCTGACTGCAGAAGAAGCCCACGGAGCATGGTCGCGAGGTCAGCAGTTCGGCAAACGTGCTGAAAAGGATGTAGCTGATTGGATGCAAAGTCAGGAAATCGCTGAAGTTGCAACATAG
- a CDS encoding LptF/LptG family permease, with product MRLLQRYILFELLRVFTLMITVLTVLLVFVGAFQQATSQGLGALLVLKILPFIVPSMLPFTIPATLLLTVCVVYGRISGDQEITAAKAAGINVLSLLWPSFILGGFLSLSSLLLSDQIIPWAEKNIENTIATELETIFLEKLRSQNQIHDPNSGISITVMGVRDKTLLVPTFRYSPPGKKPVHLQAEEATLEFDLTHQQVILHLAKGHIDFPGKPRFYVEKDSFPFPLPSQTSTAKPRHMSVRSIKSELGDIDNKKSDFEFQRDIEVGMLLALGEFERFQSPEVNADLPQNQHEEKRKNKLKTALSSRFALSCSCFFFVLVGCPFSIAQARRQFLTSFFLVFMPILLFYYPIVLLMMNLSKLGKIEPSWSLWLGNAGLLIVAIHMLRKVLRN from the coding sequence ATGCGATTGTTACAGCGCTATATACTTTTTGAGTTGCTGCGCGTTTTCACATTGATGATCACGGTCTTAACCGTCCTGCTGGTCTTCGTTGGTGCCTTCCAGCAAGCCACCAGCCAGGGACTGGGTGCGCTCCTGGTGTTGAAGATCCTGCCCTTTATCGTTCCCAGTATGCTCCCCTTTACGATCCCGGCCACGCTCCTGCTGACGGTCTGCGTGGTTTACGGTCGCATCTCGGGTGACCAGGAAATCACGGCGGCCAAAGCGGCCGGCATCAATGTACTCTCATTGCTCTGGCCCTCCTTTATCCTGGGGGGATTTCTGAGCCTGAGTTCGCTGCTGCTCAGTGATCAGATCATTCCCTGGGCGGAAAAGAACATCGAGAATACGATCGCCACGGAACTCGAAACGATTTTCCTGGAGAAGCTGCGTTCCCAGAACCAGATTCATGATCCCAACAGCGGCATTTCCATCACCGTTATGGGTGTCAGGGACAAAACGCTACTCGTGCCCACGTTTCGTTATTCGCCCCCTGGTAAAAAACCGGTCCACCTGCAGGCGGAAGAAGCGACCCTGGAATTCGATCTGACTCATCAGCAGGTCATCCTCCACCTGGCAAAAGGACACATTGACTTTCCCGGGAAGCCCCGGTTCTACGTCGAGAAGGATTCATTCCCCTTCCCTCTGCCCAGTCAGACCTCGACGGCCAAGCCGCGCCATATGAGTGTCCGTTCCATCAAATCAGAGCTGGGCGACATTGATAACAAAAAGAGTGACTTCGAATTTCAACGCGATATCGAAGTCGGCATGTTGCTGGCGCTCGGCGAATTCGAACGCTTCCAGTCTCCCGAAGTCAATGCGGACCTCCCCCAGAATCAGCATGAGGAAAAACGCAAGAACAAATTGAAGACCGCTCTTTCCAGCCGCTTTGCTCTCAGCTGCAGCTGCTTCTTCTTCGTTCTGGTCGGCTGTCCCTTTTCGATCGCCCAGGCCCGCAGGCAGTTCCTCACGAGCTTCTTCCTGGTCTTCATGCCGATCCTGCTGTTCTACTACCCCATCGTTCTCTTGATGATGAACCTGTCGAAACTGGGCAAAATCGAACCGAGCTGGTCGCTCTGGCTGGGCAACGCAGGTCTCTTGATCGTCGCGATTCACATGCTGCGAAAAGTGCTGCGGAACTAA
- the tsaD gene encoding tRNA (adenosine(37)-N6)-threonylcarbamoyltransferase complex transferase subunit TsaD, with translation MSPTDEYLLAIESSCDETAAAVITRDMRILSNVVSSQTDLHEKFGGVVPEIASRAHLERILPVIDDALKQAGDDALKQAGIELQQLTAIAVATEPGLVGSLLIGLTAAKTLAMTLDLPLIAVNHIEGHLFACQMQEDRPLFPAIGLVVSGGHTNLYHCSETFEFDLIGATIDDAAGEAFDKVAKILGLSYPGGPSIQNAAKQGDPRAFKFPRTFLKDPELRFSFSGLKTAVLYAAQGNPGAKQQPPPLDEQRIADLAASFQETVVDVLVGKCRQAIEGYNYSTLCVGGGVAANYLLRERLAEMTQQAGIHLSVAPTDLCTDNAAMAAIAWHHLDQGRIADLDLDVTPGLVR, from the coding sequence ATGAGCCCCACTGACGAATATCTTCTGGCAATCGAATCTTCATGCGATGAGACTGCAGCTGCTGTCATTACCCGCGACATGCGGATTCTCTCTAATGTCGTTTCCTCGCAAACCGATCTCCATGAAAAGTTTGGGGGCGTAGTACCGGAAATTGCCTCTCGAGCGCATCTGGAACGAATTCTTCCTGTGATCGATGATGCTCTGAAGCAGGCCGGCGATGATGCTCTGAAGCAGGCCGGCATCGAACTGCAGCAGTTAACCGCGATTGCAGTCGCGACCGAACCGGGGCTCGTCGGCTCTCTGCTGATTGGCCTGACGGCAGCCAAAACGCTGGCTATGACACTCGATTTACCCCTGATTGCCGTGAATCATATTGAAGGGCATCTCTTTGCCTGCCAGATGCAGGAAGACCGCCCCCTGTTCCCAGCGATCGGCCTGGTGGTCAGCGGTGGACACACCAATCTGTATCACTGCTCGGAAACATTCGAATTTGATCTGATTGGCGCCACCATCGACGATGCCGCTGGTGAGGCGTTCGATAAAGTGGCAAAAATTCTGGGGCTTTCTTACCCGGGTGGTCCGTCAATTCAGAACGCAGCCAAGCAGGGTGACCCTCGCGCGTTCAAATTTCCTCGCACGTTTCTCAAAGACCCGGAACTGCGTTTCAGCTTCAGCGGTTTAAAAACGGCGGTGCTGTATGCGGCACAGGGAAATCCAGGAGCGAAACAGCAGCCACCACCGCTGGATGAACAACGAATTGCCGATCTGGCTGCCAGCTTTCAGGAAACCGTGGTTGATGTGCTGGTCGGAAAATGTCGGCAGGCGATCGAAGGCTACAACTATTCTACACTCTGTGTAGGAGGGGGAGTTGCTGCTAATTACCTCCTGCGTGAGAGGCTGGCAGAAATGACACAGCAGGCAGGAATCCACCTCAGTGTAGCTCCCACCGATTTATGCACCGACAATGCCGCCATGGCTGCGATCGCCTGGCATCACCTTGATCAGGGGCGCATTGCAGATCTTGACCTGGATGTCACACCGGGACTGGTTCGTTAA
- a CDS encoding PD-(D/E)XK nuclease family protein — MQPEVQILTGTAGSGKTDHLLDEYRRALQAGLERQRPGATLWLSPTIRSRRQVLDRLPGPQLPICFAPNVYTFEAFAETILKSLDEPVQTLPEISKRYLLRSIVDDLIAAGQIHYFSSIAGSSGFLDLISSFISELKREEIWPEEFSTACDRIGSDSQQKDRELAQIYNRYQIALHEMRRYDSEGRFWSARTALQDGMWGPFGEFDLIVLDGFADFTHTQYEILEVLATRTEKLCISLPLEQESRRGDLFAKSVTARRILEERLPGRISVVSFDQPEAGNARNQISQQLFANPREIVPFQETGQLKVLAVAGQRNELEVLAGEIKGLLRQGVLPEEITLAFRSTLEYGDLIDETLDAAGIPYFVGQEQAFSRFPIVRTIFAFLQLEIENWSFDSLMSVLDSSYFAPQWPEYQGGAAVRALSRVLRQLKIDSGKVDLIHALENESRKAAELSARFPDRPKRKAAARELNTALKLTQRLQRETQRLEGRELFVTWIEILISIANEFGLPATWADADPENDPLAKRDKQVWERFQQLLFHAVAEVERIEQFHQKEAQPLDLSGFRSLLLDLLEQQTISLQPEEAGRVKVLDASQLRNLNIPYLLVGGLSEASFPRGHREDCLYGEKDRGELNQQGLSLKLHANQQQEEMLLFYEVMTRFTRKLILSYPAISATGQPLFPSPYLTTLIDLFDPQTLQVQQAGELNPLPRPEQTLSRRDLRVLAIDQLKHNRPGVFLNAVQDPELQATIRNILAATEMAVARFEQPGFSEYEGMLTSPASRRAIHARFPTEYEFSTTQLELYLACPYQFFAQSVLGIEVPEPPELRTNYLERGIHVHSILTRLIEQLQEQGGRDQLYSAEQVEQLFHELLEQRISENFVGTRLQQVLTRIEKQILEDWGSFFAEQSESYARLFEELWDRVPAVVGREVPFGEVPGEPDPNQRRYQYLTLGEGARETRIRGQIDRIDVGSIKGQKYFNIIDYKTGRSVPSAKEIRSGKKLQLALYLIAARRLEMIDADAEPFHLGYWKIQETGFVMPLHSYRRKQIDPLSGEDLELLETTLDGLVPHLADLIRQGIFPVQVDPGVAHLDPTFQSVCRISQVESYRESLGKEIDLLHVPGPDDESDSTEEA, encoded by the coding sequence ATGCAACCCGAAGTACAAATCCTGACAGGAACCGCTGGTTCCGGCAAAACAGACCATTTGCTGGATGAGTACCGGCGTGCACTGCAGGCAGGGCTGGAACGTCAGCGTCCCGGGGCCACGCTCTGGCTTTCCCCCACAATACGTTCCCGTCGGCAGGTGCTTGACCGTCTGCCGGGACCACAACTCCCCATCTGTTTTGCTCCGAATGTTTATACGTTTGAGGCTTTTGCCGAAACCATACTGAAGTCGCTGGACGAACCGGTACAGACGCTGCCCGAGATCTCCAAGCGGTATCTGTTGCGGAGCATCGTGGATGACCTGATCGCCGCTGGACAGATTCATTATTTCAGTTCGATTGCAGGTTCATCCGGATTTCTGGATCTGATTTCGAGTTTTATTTCAGAACTGAAACGGGAAGAAATCTGGCCGGAGGAATTCTCGACAGCCTGTGACCGCATCGGATCCGATTCCCAGCAGAAAGACCGGGAACTCGCCCAGATTTACAACCGGTACCAGATCGCGTTGCACGAAATGCGGCGTTACGATTCGGAAGGGCGTTTCTGGTCTGCACGCACCGCGTTGCAGGACGGAATGTGGGGCCCGTTTGGCGAATTCGATCTGATCGTCCTGGACGGCTTTGCCGATTTCACGCATACACAGTACGAGATTCTGGAAGTGTTGGCGACGCGCACAGAAAAGCTCTGTATTTCGCTTCCCCTGGAACAGGAATCGCGGCGAGGCGACCTGTTCGCTAAATCGGTGACCGCCCGTCGGATTCTGGAAGAACGTTTGCCGGGCCGGATCAGTGTCGTTTCTTTTGACCAGCCCGAAGCAGGAAACGCCCGAAATCAGATCAGTCAGCAACTGTTTGCGAATCCGCGAGAGATCGTTCCCTTTCAGGAAACGGGGCAACTCAAAGTGCTTGCGGTCGCCGGTCAGCGAAATGAACTGGAGGTGCTGGCCGGGGAAATCAAAGGGCTGTTGAGACAGGGAGTGTTGCCAGAAGAGATCACGCTCGCGTTCCGCTCTACACTGGAATATGGTGACCTGATCGACGAAACCCTGGACGCGGCAGGGATTCCCTATTTTGTCGGACAGGAGCAGGCGTTCTCCCGTTTTCCCATCGTGCGGACCATCTTTGCCTTCCTGCAACTCGAAATTGAAAACTGGTCGTTTGACAGCCTGATGTCAGTCCTGGATTCGAGTTACTTTGCTCCTCAATGGCCTGAGTATCAGGGGGGAGCCGCAGTTCGTGCGTTGTCCCGTGTGCTGAGGCAGCTCAAAATTGACTCGGGTAAAGTGGATTTAATCCATGCTCTGGAAAACGAAAGTCGCAAAGCGGCGGAGCTCAGTGCCCGTTTTCCTGACCGTCCCAAGCGAAAGGCTGCCGCCCGCGAACTGAATACGGCTTTGAAGCTGACTCAAAGACTTCAAAGGGAAACTCAGCGGCTGGAAGGTCGGGAACTGTTTGTCACCTGGATCGAGATCCTGATTTCCATCGCCAATGAATTTGGTCTACCAGCAACCTGGGCCGACGCCGACCCGGAAAATGATCCGTTGGCAAAACGTGACAAGCAGGTCTGGGAACGATTTCAGCAGTTACTGTTTCATGCGGTCGCTGAGGTCGAACGGATAGAACAGTTCCATCAGAAAGAAGCTCAGCCTCTGGACCTGTCCGGATTTCGCAGCCTGCTGCTGGACCTGCTCGAACAACAGACGATTTCTCTACAGCCAGAGGAAGCGGGCCGGGTTAAAGTACTCGATGCATCACAGCTGAGAAACTTAAACATCCCCTATTTACTGGTAGGCGGCTTGAGCGAAGCCAGTTTCCCGCGGGGACATCGCGAAGACTGCCTGTACGGTGAAAAAGACCGAGGTGAATTGAACCAGCAGGGGCTTTCACTCAAGCTGCATGCGAACCAGCAGCAGGAAGAAATGCTGCTCTTCTACGAGGTGATGACGCGGTTCACCCGGAAGCTGATTCTCAGTTATCCAGCAATCAGTGCCACGGGGCAACCGCTGTTTCCCAGTCCCTATCTGACCACTCTGATTGATCTGTTTGATCCTCAAACTCTGCAGGTACAACAGGCGGGGGAACTCAACCCGCTACCACGTCCCGAGCAGACCCTCTCCCGTCGCGATTTGAGAGTCCTGGCCATTGATCAGCTGAAACACAACCGGCCGGGTGTCTTTCTGAATGCGGTCCAGGATCCGGAATTACAGGCAACGATCCGGAATATTCTCGCAGCCACCGAAATGGCAGTGGCGCGGTTCGAGCAGCCAGGCTTTTCGGAATATGAAGGCATGCTGACATCCCCCGCCAGTCGACGGGCCATTCATGCACGTTTCCCCACGGAATATGAATTCAGCACCACCCAGCTCGAACTGTACCTGGCCTGTCCTTACCAGTTCTTTGCCCAGAGTGTGCTGGGCATTGAAGTCCCCGAGCCGCCCGAGTTGCGGACCAACTATCTGGAACGCGGGATTCACGTACACAGCATTCTGACCAGGCTGATTGAGCAACTGCAGGAGCAGGGGGGACGCGACCAGTTGTACTCGGCCGAGCAGGTCGAGCAACTATTCCATGAACTGCTGGAGCAGCGGATCTCCGAGAATTTTGTGGGAACTCGGCTGCAGCAGGTGTTAACCAGAATCGAGAAACAGATCCTGGAAGACTGGGGCAGTTTTTTTGCCGAGCAGTCTGAGTCCTATGCCCGCCTGTTTGAAGAACTCTGGGATCGTGTTCCGGCCGTGGTCGGCAGGGAGGTTCCTTTTGGTGAGGTACCCGGAGAACCCGATCCAAATCAACGGCGATATCAATACTTGACGCTCGGCGAAGGCGCGAGAGAAACCCGCATTCGTGGTCAGATCGACCGGATCGATGTGGGCAGTATCAAGGGACAGAAATACTTCAACATCATCGATTACAAAACGGGGCGGTCGGTACCCTCGGCGAAGGAGATCCGTTCCGGGAAAAAACTGCAGCTGGCCTTGTATCTTATTGCAGCACGGCGGCTGGAAATGATCGACGCAGATGCCGAACCGTTCCACCTGGGATACTGGAAGATCCAGGAGACCGGATTCGTGATGCCCCTGCATTCGTATCGTAGAAAGCAGATCGACCCTCTGTCCGGTGAAGACCTGGAACTTCTGGAAACCACCCTGGATGGTCTGGTTCCACATCTGGCAGACCTGATTCGGCAGGGGATCTTTCCTGTGCAGGTTGATCCCGGGGTGGCGCACCTGGATCCGACGTTTCAGTCGGTTTGTCGGATTTCGCAGGTGGAAAGCTATCGTGAGAGTCTCGGTAAGGAGATTGACCTGCTTCACGTCCCGGGACCCGATGACGAGTCCGATTCAACAGAGGAAGCCTGA